From Spartinivicinus ruber, the proteins below share one genomic window:
- a CDS encoding sigma-54-dependent transcriptional regulator, with the protein MKGYIWFVDDDEHIRRVVQQSLELADYQVTTFASADTMLKAYQPDWPGIIITDINMPGISGIELMEQVFKLDLTQPVILLTGHGDISTAVKAMQAGAYDFIEKPFDSDLILDVVRRALEKRQLTLENQQLKVEVATQSAPGPRILGNNAAIGNLRRLIHQIMNTPTDILIEGETGTGKELIARYLHEHSNRAKHHFVAINCGAIPENLIESELFGHTAGAFTSAGQKRVGKLEYANGGTLFLDEIESMPLSLQIKLLRVLEERQVQPLGSNRLIDLDIRVVAATKEDLLAKSEQGAFRNDLYYRLNVLTIKIPSLRERLDDVLLLFQHFASIAAARYGREVSPLTTEQQQRLIQHDWPGNVRELRNWAERYVLIGDDWRIELPASQTIEDIQRRQTLVEKVERFEQALIEEALKQNQGSIKETMVCLGLPRKTLYDKMKKYGLTRKDYLKGY; encoded by the coding sequence ATGAAAGGTTACATTTGGTTTGTCGATGATGATGAACATATTCGCCGGGTAGTTCAGCAGAGTTTAGAGCTGGCAGACTATCAAGTCACAACCTTTGCTTCTGCTGACACCATGCTAAAAGCCTATCAACCAGACTGGCCGGGTATTATTATTACTGATATTAATATGCCAGGAATTTCTGGTATTGAGTTAATGGAGCAAGTGTTTAAACTGGATTTAACCCAGCCTGTCATCCTGCTAACTGGCCATGGTGATATTTCTACTGCAGTCAAGGCAATGCAAGCAGGCGCTTATGATTTTATTGAAAAGCCATTTGACTCTGATTTAATTCTTGATGTAGTACGACGAGCCTTAGAGAAGCGCCAGCTTACTCTTGAAAATCAGCAGCTAAAAGTTGAGGTAGCCACCCAAAGCGCCCCCGGCCCCAGAATCTTAGGCAACAATGCCGCCATAGGCAACTTACGTCGGCTGATCCATCAAATTATGAATACACCTACTGATATTTTAATTGAGGGAGAAACAGGCACTGGTAAAGAGTTGATTGCCCGTTACCTACACGAACATAGCAACCGTGCCAAGCATCATTTTGTCGCTATCAATTGTGGTGCCATTCCAGAGAATCTGATCGAAAGCGAGCTATTTGGCCACACTGCAGGTGCATTTACCAGTGCAGGACAAAAGCGTGTAGGCAAACTGGAATACGCTAATGGTGGCACATTATTTTTAGACGAAATTGAAAGTATGCCGCTGAGTTTACAAATTAAACTACTAAGAGTATTGGAAGAACGACAGGTACAACCCTTAGGTTCTAACCGATTAATTGATCTGGATATTCGTGTTGTCGCTGCTACTAAAGAAGACTTGCTGGCAAAAAGTGAGCAAGGCGCGTTTAGAAATGACCTTTATTATCGGTTAAATGTTCTGACAATAAAAATCCCATCCTTACGTGAGCGCCTTGATGATGTGCTACTACTTTTTCAGCACTTTGCATCCATAGCTGCAGCCCGTTATGGTCGCGAGGTTAGTCCTCTCACCACTGAACAACAACAAAGACTGATACAGCACGACTGGCCTGGCAACGTCAGGGAACTGAGAAATTGGGCTGAACGCTATGTACTAATAGGCGACGACTGGCGCATAGAGCTACCAGCCTCTCAGACAATAGAAGATATTCAGCGCCGCCAAACCCTGGTAGAAAAAGTTGAACGATTTGAACAAGCATTAATCGAAGAGGCCTTGAAACAAAACCAAGGAAGTATAAAAGAAACCATGGTTTGCCTGGGTTTACCACGTAAAACCTTGTACGACAAAATGAAAAAATATGGGTTAACTCGTAAAGACTATTTAAAAGGCTATTAA
- a CDS encoding IS1595 family transposase, protein MAINKVQFQKGLSLNEFLKQYGTEEQCFNTLYKLRWPEGFQCPNCGYDKCCQLTTRKLQQCYKCHQQTSVTAGTIFESTKLPLKTWFQGMYLISQDKKGISAIELHRHLGISYQAAWRMKHKLMKVMQEREGTKQLSGFIEIDDAYLGGERTGCKRGRGADGKIPFVAAVETTKQGQPTRIKLSILKGFNKEEITAWSRQNLAKGSTVISDGLACFNGVIEAGCLHDKIVCGGGRASVEEPEFYWVNTILGNLKSALRSTYHAIRAKYAQRYLAEFQYRFNRRFSLVEFIPRLAFVALRTPPLPGKLLNIA, encoded by the coding sequence ATGGCTATCAACAAAGTTCAATTTCAAAAAGGCCTGAGTTTAAACGAGTTTCTCAAACAATATGGTACAGAAGAACAATGCTTTAATACCTTATACAAATTGCGATGGCCAGAAGGTTTTCAGTGCCCCAATTGTGGATACGACAAATGCTGTCAACTCACTACTAGAAAGCTTCAGCAGTGCTATAAATGTCACCAGCAAACATCTGTAACTGCAGGTACTATCTTTGAATCAACCAAATTACCATTAAAGACTTGGTTCCAAGGGATGTATTTGATCTCCCAAGACAAAAAAGGTATATCAGCCATAGAATTACATCGCCATTTAGGTATTTCCTATCAAGCTGCCTGGAGAATGAAACATAAGCTCATGAAAGTGATGCAAGAAAGAGAAGGCACCAAGCAATTGTCGGGTTTTATTGAAATTGATGATGCCTATCTTGGTGGTGAGCGTACAGGTTGCAAAAGAGGTAGGGGAGCAGATGGGAAAATACCTTTTGTAGCAGCCGTAGAAACAACAAAACAAGGTCAACCGACACGAATTAAACTGAGCATTTTAAAAGGGTTTAATAAAGAAGAGATAACGGCTTGGAGTAGGCAGAATTTGGCCAAGGGCAGTACCGTAATCTCCGATGGACTGGCCTGTTTTAATGGTGTCATAGAAGCAGGTTGTCTTCATGATAAAATTGTATGCGGTGGTGGTCGTGCATCAGTAGAGGAACCTGAATTTTATTGGGTTAACACCATCCTTGGAAACTTAAAAAGTGCTTTACGTAGTACTTATCATGCTATTCGCGCTAAATATGCACAACGTTATCTTGCTGAATTTCAGTATCGATTTAATCGAAGATTTAGCTTAGTAGAATTTATTCCTAGGCTAGCATTTGTAGCACTGAGAACACCTCCACTACCAGGTAAGCTACTAAATATAGCTTAG
- a CDS encoding uracil-DNA glycosylase family protein, giving the protein MSKKSTPNLIQLVEQVKSCRLCEAELPLGPNPVLRVSGTARLLVIGQAPGTKVHKTSIPWNDPSGDRLRNWLAMGRDTFYDVRKIAIMPMGFCYPGKGKSGDLPPRPECAPTWHQQLLQYMPDIRLTLLIGQYAQQYYLQDNYKTLTERVKNWQQCLPGLFPLPHPSPRNTLWLRKNPWFEEEIVPALRALVNKALCSQVYEKSIGKII; this is encoded by the coding sequence ATGTCAAAGAAGTCTACGCCTAATCTTATTCAATTGGTGGAGCAAGTAAAATCCTGCCGATTGTGTGAAGCAGAGTTACCACTGGGACCCAATCCTGTATTAAGGGTAAGTGGAACAGCCAGGCTGTTAGTAATAGGCCAGGCACCAGGAACTAAAGTACATAAAACCTCAATTCCCTGGAATGACCCAAGTGGTGATCGATTACGTAACTGGTTGGCGATGGGTCGAGACACTTTTTACGATGTCCGAAAGATAGCCATAATGCCGATGGGTTTTTGCTATCCAGGAAAAGGAAAAAGTGGCGATTTACCTCCCAGACCAGAGTGTGCACCAACCTGGCATCAGCAATTGTTGCAATATATGCCTGATATCCGCTTAACTCTGCTGATTGGTCAATATGCCCAGCAATATTATTTGCAGGATAATTATAAAACACTGACTGAAAGGGTAAAAAACTGGCAGCAATGTTTACCTGGTCTATTTCCTTTGCCCCATCCTTCACCACGAAATACCTTGTGGCTAAGGAAAAATCCTTGGTTTGAGGAGGAAATAGTACCTGCTTTGCGAGCGCTGGTAAATAAAGCGCTATGCTCGCAGGTCTATGAAAAATCGATTGGTAAGATTATTTAA
- a CDS encoding sensor histidine kinase yields MLITLLWFAQHTKLSAYINLQQQAQNELARYRITLQGILAKYESLPQLLASHPLLQAYAAQPSDQAIDHINQLFTTTATLTNAANIYLLDSTGLTVAANNWNQPTSFIGRNFNYRPYFLQALQGKAGRYYAIGTTSKQRGYYFSYPIQHNQRIVAIVVVKVSLSNIESRWETSWDRSQPQLVVADPDGIIFISSRPQWRFKSLQPLSMSQLRRLQYARRYGNQSIMELELTTKSLTQPFTHTTEIFSIPESNGNIRQYLTSYLDMPEAGWRVYILLDLASAHKDSWFTLILVASLLTLGLLVVLFITEKVKNERQLREARDLLESRVMARTADLTASNQRLQEEVKVREKTAAELKQTQEELIQTAKLALLGQMSASINHELNQPLTAIQAYADNAGKFLAKGRLKDAADNLGQINLLCKKMATIIAQFKVFSRKTSGSLIPVHITSCINDSLSLVDNQIKRHQIRCTVNFTVEEILILGDAVRLEQVFVNLLSNAIQELSESPEKLITITVETNNDQVIIQFSDSGPGISDLKKVFEPFYTTKEISLGLGLGLTISKRIIESFNGKLIAASQPDGGAVFSVELPLYKDNQKLNKQK; encoded by the coding sequence ATGCTTATCACACTGCTATGGTTTGCTCAACATACAAAACTGTCTGCCTATATTAATTTACAACAGCAGGCGCAAAATGAATTAGCCCGGTATCGAATTACCTTACAGGGTATTTTGGCAAAATATGAGTCTCTTCCTCAGTTACTGGCTTCCCACCCATTATTGCAAGCTTACGCAGCTCAACCTTCAGACCAAGCAATTGACCACATTAACCAGTTGTTCACAACAACTGCTACTCTAACTAATGCAGCTAATATTTATCTACTGGATAGCACCGGCTTAACTGTTGCCGCCAATAACTGGAATCAACCAACCAGTTTTATCGGCAGAAACTTCAACTATCGCCCCTATTTTTTACAGGCCTTACAGGGCAAAGCAGGCCGTTACTATGCTATAGGCACCACGTCTAAACAACGTGGTTACTATTTTTCTTATCCTATTCAACATAACCAGAGAATTGTGGCCATTGTTGTGGTGAAAGTAAGCCTCAGTAATATTGAAAGCCGTTGGGAGACATCCTGGGACCGAAGTCAACCCCAGTTAGTAGTGGCAGACCCTGATGGTATTATTTTTATCAGCAGCCGCCCACAGTGGCGGTTTAAATCATTACAGCCCTTATCCATGAGCCAACTCAGACGCCTTCAGTATGCTAGGCGCTATGGCAACCAGTCAATTATGGAGTTGGAGTTAACAACAAAGTCCTTAACACAACCTTTTACCCACACCACCGAAATTTTTTCTATTCCTGAGTCTAATGGCAATATACGACAATATTTGACCAGTTATCTTGACATGCCAGAAGCAGGCTGGCGGGTTTATATTTTACTAGACTTAGCTTCAGCACATAAAGACAGCTGGTTCACCCTTATCCTAGTTGCTTCCTTGCTCACTTTAGGTTTATTAGTAGTTTTGTTTATTACCGAAAAAGTTAAAAATGAACGCCAATTACGAGAAGCTCGGGATTTACTCGAGTCCCGGGTTATGGCTAGAACTGCAGATTTAACTGCCAGTAACCAACGACTACAAGAAGAAGTCAAAGTAAGGGAAAAAACTGCGGCTGAATTAAAACAAACTCAAGAGGAGTTGATTCAAACAGCAAAGCTTGCATTACTAGGACAAATGTCTGCAAGTATCAATCATGAGTTAAACCAACCTCTCACCGCTATTCAAGCGTATGCAGATAATGCCGGAAAATTTTTAGCCAAAGGCCGTTTGAAAGATGCAGCTGATAATCTTGGTCAAATCAATTTATTATGTAAAAAAATGGCAACTATCATTGCTCAATTTAAAGTATTTTCTCGCAAAACATCAGGTAGCTTAATACCAGTACACATCACAAGCTGTATAAATGACTCTCTAAGCCTCGTTGATAACCAAATTAAACGCCATCAAATAAGATGCACTGTTAATTTTACTGTGGAGGAAATCTTAATTTTAGGTGATGCTGTTAGACTGGAACAGGTTTTTGTTAATTTGCTATCCAATGCCATTCAGGAACTTAGTGAAAGCCCTGAGAAACTAATAACAATTACGGTTGAAACCAATAATGATCAAGTCATCATTCAGTTTAGTGATTCTGGCCCTGGCATTAGTGATCTTAAAAAAGTATTTGAGCCCTTTTATACTACTAAAGAGATAAGTTTAGGACTTGGTTTAGGACTTACTATATCAAAACGCATCATTGAATCATTTAATGGAAAATTAATTGCTGCTAGTCAACCGGATGGAGGAGCAGTATTCAGTGTTGAGTTGCCACTTTATAAAGATAATCAAAAACTAAATAAACAAAAATAG
- a CDS encoding TRAP transporter substrate-binding protein translates to MKLLKTIAASVSITLACVASALAAPIEIKFSHVVAENTPKGKMATKFKELIEERLQGKVTVKVFPNAQLFGDDKVLEAMLLGDVQLAAPALSKIKKYNKQVQVFDLPFLFDNMAAVDRFQQGSEGKKLLKSLEKRGLVGLGYLHNGFKQLSASSPLKTPTDAKGKKFRIMASDVLVEQFKAVSANPVKKPFAEVFTLLQTKAIDGQENTWSNMYSKKFYEVQPYITESNHGVLDYVVLSSKEFWSSLPTDIRPAVEKALQEAITYGNQVALAKDQEDKQAIIDSKRSQIVSLTPEERQQWVETMKPVWKKFEAELGKELIHAALAANKGK, encoded by the coding sequence ATGAAATTATTAAAAACAATCGCTGCTTCAGTATCAATTACCTTAGCGTGTGTAGCAAGTGCCTTAGCAGCACCCATTGAAATTAAGTTTTCTCATGTGGTGGCCGAAAATACTCCTAAAGGGAAAATGGCAACCAAGTTTAAGGAGCTGATTGAAGAGCGATTACAGGGAAAAGTAACCGTTAAAGTCTTTCCTAATGCTCAATTATTTGGTGATGACAAAGTACTTGAAGCAATGTTGCTAGGCGATGTACAACTAGCAGCCCCAGCTTTATCCAAAATAAAGAAATATAACAAACAAGTTCAGGTTTTTGACTTACCTTTCTTGTTTGACAATATGGCAGCAGTTGACCGCTTCCAACAAGGGTCTGAAGGAAAAAAACTATTAAAATCCTTAGAAAAAAGAGGCTTGGTCGGCCTTGGCTATTTACACAATGGATTTAAGCAGCTATCTGCCAGTTCTCCGTTAAAAACCCCAACTGATGCTAAAGGGAAGAAATTCCGCATTATGGCTTCCGATGTATTAGTTGAACAATTTAAAGCTGTTTCAGCTAACCCAGTTAAAAAGCCGTTTGCTGAAGTATTTACCTTATTACAAACCAAAGCTATTGATGGCCAGGAAAATACCTGGTCTAACATGTACTCTAAGAAATTTTATGAAGTACAACCTTATATTACTGAGTCAAACCATGGTGTTTTAGACTATGTTGTACTCAGCTCTAAAGAGTTTTGGTCAAGCCTGCCCACAGATATTCGACCTGCTGTAGAAAAAGCATTACAAGAAGCAATTACCTATGGAAACCAAGTAGCCTTGGCTAAAGATCAGGAAGATAAACAAGCTATCATCGATTCCAAGCGTTCTCAAATAGTGTCATTAACCCCAGAAGAACGTCAACAATGGGTAGAAACAATGAAACCCGTTTGGAAAAAATTTGAAGCGGAACTAGGTAAAGAGTTAATTCATGCTGCTTTAGCTGCTAATAAGGGTAAATAA
- a CDS encoding TRAP transporter large permease — MTTVALFTLLFLFMLLGMPVAIALGLSSILTILFFSDVSLATIALKLFESTSHHYTLLAIPFFILSSGFLSTGGVARRLIDFALAGIGHIRGGLAMASVLACMLFAAVSGSSPATVAAIGSIVIAGMVRAGYPEKFAAGVIANAGTLGILIPPSIVMLVYAAATEVSAAKMFMAGLIPGLMMGGILLVAIYIVARIKNLPAQQFPGIKQLTVSAIKATGGLLLIVIVLGAIYGGIASPTEAAAVAAIYAFLVAVFGYRDIGPLKNTPWRYPNESALKAISRNGWQMVLALPKSVVDAEVKKVVLEAAKVSVMLLFIIANAMLFAYVLTNEQIPHAIAQTIVEWGLPAWGFLIVVNILLLIAGNFMEPSAILLIMAPILFPIATQLGIDPIHLGIIMVVNMEIGMLTPPVGLNLFVTAGITNQSIGWVIKAALPWLILLLGFLLLITYIPSISLFLPEYLDKLQGY; from the coding sequence ATGACAACAGTTGCTTTATTTACCTTATTATTTTTATTTATGCTGCTTGGCATGCCTGTTGCCATTGCATTAGGTTTGTCCAGCATATTAACTATTTTATTTTTTTCCGATGTTTCTTTAGCCACTATCGCCTTAAAATTATTTGAATCGACTTCTCATCATTACACCTTACTGGCTATTCCTTTTTTTATTTTATCCTCCGGTTTTTTATCAACCGGTGGTGTAGCAAGACGGTTGATTGACTTTGCTTTAGCCGGTATTGGGCACATTAGAGGCGGCCTGGCAATGGCTTCCGTGTTAGCTTGTATGTTATTTGCGGCAGTTTCAGGCTCATCTCCAGCAACTGTTGCAGCCATTGGCTCTATAGTTATTGCCGGAATGGTTCGTGCAGGTTACCCCGAAAAATTTGCCGCAGGTGTTATAGCCAATGCAGGTACTTTAGGCATTCTCATTCCCCCTTCCATTGTTATGCTAGTCTATGCAGCAGCAACCGAAGTATCTGCTGCTAAAATGTTTATGGCTGGATTGATTCCAGGGTTAATGATGGGTGGCATTTTATTAGTGGCCATTTATATAGTAGCACGCATTAAAAATTTGCCAGCTCAGCAGTTCCCAGGCATTAAGCAATTGACCGTATCTGCAATTAAAGCAACTGGCGGTCTACTATTAATTGTCATTGTATTAGGCGCCATCTACGGCGGTATTGCCAGCCCAACCGAAGCTGCTGCTGTTGCCGCAATTTATGCATTTTTAGTCGCTGTATTTGGTTATAGAGACATTGGCCCTCTTAAAAATACCCCTTGGCGTTACCCTAATGAATCTGCCCTAAAAGCCATTTCTCGTAATGGCTGGCAAATGGTATTAGCTCTACCTAAATCAGTGGTAGATGCCGAGGTTAAAAAAGTTGTGTTAGAAGCAGCTAAAGTAAGTGTAATGCTGCTATTTATCATCGCCAATGCCATGTTGTTTGCTTATGTACTTACTAATGAGCAAATTCCTCACGCGATTGCCCAGACGATCGTGGAATGGGGCTTACCAGCCTGGGGATTCTTAATTGTTGTTAATATTCTATTGCTGATAGCTGGTAACTTCATGGAACCATCAGCAATCTTACTAATCATGGCGCCTATTTTATTTCCAATTGCCACTCAATTAGGTATCGACCCAATTCACCTGGGCATTATAATGGTAGTTAATATGGAAATTGGGATGCTCACACCACCAGTTGGACTCAATTTATTTGTTACAGCCGGTATTACTAACCAAAGTATTGGGTGGGTAATAAAAGCCGCCTTACCCTGGTTGATATTATTGCTAGGCTTTTTATTATTAATTACTTATATTCCATCAATCTCCTTATTTTTACCGGAGTATTTAGATAAGCTGCAAGGCTATTAG
- a CDS encoding TRAP transporter small permease — protein sequence MKKVFQWLNKLEEVILCLLLVAMTLLVFIEVVMRFGFNQGLIWAEEVTLYLGAWLVLFGASYGVKTGAHIGVDAFVKKLPSLYQRLVALLTITLCLVYCGLFIYGGWIYLSKLKMIGLEMEDLPIQKWQASSILVIGFILLALRFIQVAIKLFKGETSTLQFANEAKESMSLAKEGSKE from the coding sequence ATGAAAAAAGTTTTCCAGTGGTTAAATAAACTGGAAGAGGTCATTTTATGCCTACTTCTGGTCGCCATGACACTTCTGGTGTTTATCGAAGTTGTCATGCGGTTTGGTTTTAACCAGGGCTTAATTTGGGCTGAAGAAGTTACCCTCTATTTAGGTGCTTGGTTAGTGTTATTTGGTGCCTCCTATGGGGTAAAAACTGGTGCTCATATTGGAGTGGATGCTTTTGTAAAAAAACTCCCTTCCCTATACCAACGACTGGTTGCACTACTCACTATCACTCTTTGCTTGGTATATTGTGGTTTATTTATTTACGGCGGCTGGATTTATCTTAGCAAACTGAAAATGATTGGCTTGGAAATGGAGGACTTGCCTATTCAAAAATGGCAAGCATCCAGCATTTTGGTAATCGGTTTTATTTTATTAGCACTGCGATTTATTCAAGTAGCAATTAAATTATTTAAGGGAGAAACCTCCACCTTACAGTTTGCTAATGAAGCAAAAGAAAGCATGTCCTTGGCAAAGGAAGGGAGTAAAGAATAA
- a CDS encoding lipopolysaccharide kinase InaA family protein, with protein sequence MSSKTHQPKREFFTNPTWQAIFESNHLHGFKEIWQFPEQWVEPPNQRRNGWSGVSKIELQSPSSEKHPVFIKKQLNHNTKTIRHPIHGIPTFSREFSNLQLLQQNNIPTAVPLYYGEMHTSEGMQAILITQELEGYCSLEQWYQRYRSQHLSSWQLVLKAVARSIKALHDSGFTHNCLYPKHIFVNDVPSSASFTAKLIDLEKAKRNPIRKQRFYKDLARFIRHTKHTMAKQDLEYFVSQYLNHGSSIKNMAIFYNILEGEDSELNPILA encoded by the coding sequence ATGAGTAGTAAAACTCACCAGCCCAAACGGGAGTTTTTCACTAATCCTACCTGGCAAGCCATTTTTGAAAGCAACCATTTACACGGGTTTAAAGAGATATGGCAGTTTCCAGAGCAATGGGTAGAGCCCCCTAATCAGAGAAGAAATGGCTGGAGTGGCGTATCAAAAATTGAGTTACAATCACCTTCCAGTGAAAAGCATCCAGTATTTATCAAAAAACAATTGAATCATAACACTAAAACCATTCGCCACCCCATCCATGGCATTCCTACTTTTTCCCGTGAATTTAGCAATCTGCAACTACTTCAACAAAATAACATTCCTACTGCTGTACCGCTTTACTATGGTGAAATGCATACTAGTGAGGGCATGCAAGCCATTTTAATTACTCAGGAACTAGAAGGTTATTGCAGCCTTGAACAATGGTATCAACGCTATCGTTCCCAGCATTTATCCTCCTGGCAGTTAGTATTAAAAGCAGTAGCAAGATCAATCAAAGCATTACATGATAGTGGTTTTACCCATAACTGCTTATATCCAAAGCACATTTTCGTTAATGATGTGCCATCATCTGCCTCTTTTACTGCTAAGCTAATTGATTTAGAAAAAGCTAAACGCAACCCAATCAGAAAACAGCGATTCTATAAAGACCTTGCTCGTTTTATTCGCCACACAAAACACACTATGGCAAAACAAGATTTAGAGTATTTTGTTAGCCAATATTTAAACCATGGTTCTAGTATTAAAAATATGGCTATTTTCTATAATATTTTAGAAGGTGAGGACAGCGAATTAAATCCTATCCTAGCATAA